The DNA segment ctaCATTGCTAAATATGTGTttattaaattgtaacaatattttacaatatttctttaTTGGGTCTtggagagcataagagacttctctaCTTTTAGTAGTTTCATTTAGTACCTTAAAGTTttgatacaaatattttattttacctaatATTTTTCTGTGCTCTATATCAAAGTTCTGTCCTATTGGCTTAGTAACAAAAAAACTATGTGGAGTTTTACAAAAATCAGTGGCCTGTGAGGGTTCATTTTGTTTAGATGCTGCCTAAGATGGCCCCTACCTAAGCAGGCAGCAGACaccaaggcagctcactaggttttgtaaCAGAGCCAGTATAGTTCATACCTGTCCACTGTTGGCAAAATCATCTACGGTGAGCGAGAGGTCGAGTTGCAGAGCCAGTCCGAAATCACAGAGCACACACTCGCTGAGGTTCTTCAGCACAATGTTGCTGCTCTTCAGATCTCTGTGGGCGATGGGCACTTTAGGTGTGCCACAGGGCGTTGTATCACTGTGCAGGTGTGCCAGGCCTCTCGCCACAGAGCCTGCCATTGAACACAGCTCAGTCCATGTGAGGATATGACCAGCCAGAAATTCCTGAAGGTTTCCCATGTTATAATAAGCCATGATGAGCCAGTATTGCCTCTGGGGGGAGTTAGCAGTACCGCCCCTCTCCTCAGCAGTCAGGAACTGCACAATATTCTCATGTTTTAAGTTGACGTCAGAAAATATGGCCCTTTCGTTACACCAAGAGGAATACTCCACTGCCGGAAAGATCTTCACAGCCACCGTTTCATACTGCCCACCCTCATTATGACTGAGCCGTGCCCGCCATACCTCTGCAAAGCGTCCCTTACCCACCAGCGCCTCCAGCTGGATGGGCAGTTGCTCTGTGTTGTGGTTTAGGTTATTGGCACAAGTCGATGAGATTTCCGAATTGACATCATCGCTGAGGGATGGCAGCTTGCCACGGTAATCGCTACCATTTACTTGGCCCTCGGCGGGATCTAGAGACTGGTAGTGGGTGCGTCGTGGCCCCCAGTCTTTGGGTTTCTTGCCAGGCTGACGTGTGCGGTACAGGTAAAAAGCCATGGTAGCAATGACAGCAACCAGGAGGGGTGGAACCAGGCTTATGACTACTACTGGAATGACGTCTTTAGATTTCAGCCTTGAGAATCCTGGCAAACaaaggaaataaaatatattagccaagcggcaacctcccgctctcatTCGTGAAGACCAtatggaagtgacttaaactgtaattcgtcAACTGGCCACTAGGAGGCTGGCTGCAAAATGAAGTCAATCCAATATACTCCACCATGtaaaaatgcccaactttacagcagaaaaaacatgtttacagcctggttcaaaaaaatattttggtctatataacTAATATTTGTGAGgggagtgaattttttttttataactcatccgtttaaattatattaatccttaaagttctgcataattaagggcgtggctaCTTGAGTGACTATTGGATTGCCGTTGCTGACTGCCGTCGAGCTACGTGGgcatggtttcagcaaccagctcctgcctttttgcccattttcgattatctggGAGTGACGCAGGGTgacgtgctgccaagatggcgaagGCAGCCTCCgcccacttttggcttcaaaaacgctctttgAAAACCTATGGAtgatgtcacggacactacgtccaggtttttatacagtctatgatataAGCACACATGGGTTTCTGTTCCAAACCTCAGAGAAGTACCTTGCTATAAAGGCAGAGCCCTCTAAGTGAGCATACTAAATGAAATGCTACTTCACAGGGGTGTAACGTACAAGTTCAAATGGCAGTACAGAGCTCGAGTTAGCGTGATCTCTTTACTactagtttgaatgcaaaataaacatgaaagacCAGCTCATACCTCAAGTAAtcactcaatcagtgtttcaaccatgGAAAGGAGTATATATAAGCTGAGGTAGATTTTTATCGCtaataaaacttttaattataattgaatttatttaaagagaGCAATTTGATCAGTAAaccactttttaataaaaaaaaaaagaaaagcaattttATGCTTAGTTTTTTGCCCCTGCTATACAGAAACCATACCGAACTAACTCAAAAATGAGTTACATACATAATGTGTGTATACCGTTACACCCCTGCATTCATAAGTTTTTGATATGAGTGGCTTACTCTGGTAACTCAGGGAGTTAGATATTAACATTTTCCTAAATTAACAATACATAGGCTAACATAACAATACTGGGTAAGAGTTATAAGAGTTTATAATAAGAGTTATAAGAGTTtataattatcataattttttgtttacttttaattatttttatttattcatcttactTATTGATACTTCTCTGTACTAAAGGATTTTTGGCCAAATGTAGGTATTTTACAAGGCAGCATAATCATAATGCTCCTTAAAATACTGCCTACATTCACTAGGAAGCTCACTaatttttggaacagagccatggTTTTGTGTTGCAAAGCAAAATATTTTGGCAGAAAAACTGAATTTTGTAGCAGTGTTGAGGTATTCATTTGAACACACCATTGGCTCCTTTATCGAAGATGAGTCTGTCGTTGCACTCATGATCGCCGATACAGCCGCAGATGAAGAGCAGGCCATCTTCAGAGGGCTGAGGTGTCATCAAACACTCTTTGGAGGAGTAGTTTGTCAGCATTATGTTCTCCAGCATATCCTGAGGGTTATAACACAGTGTCCGCACACTCACGCTCACATTGTCctttttcctgtaaaaaaaaaaaagaaaaaacccatCAGCTGTTAAAATAGTGACCTGATTCTTCAGAAAGATCAGCCTCAAGGAAAAAGTCTTTTTATGTTCCTCCGATGAAAACTAGAACAAAATTCAACCAGGGAATCCCTGCTCAGAGGTGCACTTTGTTCTTTATGCCAGAATCTAAACTTTCCTGAGGGTTATAAATGTGTTTGCTGTTTATCCAGCATTAGGGGAGTCTCTGTTTGACCCCTCTCAGAGAAGAGCCTCTCTTTTTACTCACAGCTTGCCTCTACGCAGTCACTCAAAGTTCACCTCGATTGGCTTTCCTGAGAAGCTGTTCATAGAATGAGCAGGATGGAACTGGTCTTACAAGGAAATCTCTCGAAAAAGCAACCCATATTACACCACAGATCCCAAGTTCTTATTCTTGTGTTACTACAcctttactatgataaaaccatggttatttttcataagggaAAAACTCTAGCACAACCAGTGAAGTATGACtgcttaacaaaataaattactcTGACAGACATAactatattgtttttttgtgaatcaaacacATGTAGCTTACAATTAATTAACTACTGACCAACTTAAAACTAATTAAATCAGTGCAGTTAATTGTTTATATTATGATGTTTAGTTAAAAGATGCACATATGTTTTGTCAGTGTAGtactatatataaatgaatactgtACCTAAATGATACGTTATCACATCTTTTGTGTATTGTTTTCCATTCTGTATATTTATGCTGCCTCTAAAAACACTATTATTAAAGTTCTCAGAAGTTCTAAGATTTTAAGCCATTTAAGTGTGCAAGAACAGGGaatgcttgtgcattcaaatgGAGAACAGGGTTTTATACTTTCAAAAGCAATTTTAATTGCACGTCACGTATGCATATAGTTCAAATTTAGACTTACCATATCGCGACACACACTTCTTCAGCCAGAGTACAGTAAGAGGTCAGACTGCAGTTGCTCAAGCAGACGTTGTCTTCACATACGGGACTCGAGTGGTCACACCACTTACAGAGGTTAGTATTTATGAGGGTGAAACTCTGCACCTGGAACACTGCAATACGGACAGTTTTAGTGAATAAGACTTCATAGCTTACACagtataaaaatacaaagtaGCATTTGGTCAATTTTAATTATAGCTTTAATTGAAGACTGTAGGTAGCtgataatttttataaatataacataGTAAATATGTACAGAatatgtttaagtgtgtgtgtgtgtgtgtttttccgcattatataataattcataaaggtaatgaaaaatgcataatatCTGAAACAAAGATGCATAAGCATAAATAACAACATTGTAATAAATTGGGCCTAAActcaacagaaaaataaataaataagtgcttATATGATAGCTTTGGGAAATGTCTAGAAGCACAAGGAGTGCAGTAAAAGCAGTCAAAATGGTCTATGATGAAACTGATTGCAATGCAAAGTCATAAGAATGAAAGCTGTAATGACAGCTGCAATCAAGACAGTATTTTAAGAGCAAATCTTTGAGCTACATGACCCATCTGGAGTCCATAAATCTCTAATTGGATTTGGATGAATGTAGTATATGGcttggtgtgtgtgtatttgtgtgtttgggtGTATTTGGTTTGGTGCACACATCACTGAAAGCATATGTATTCATGAGAGTGTCAGGAGTTCCTGTGGTTAAGTGGGATAAGCCTGAATTCCTTCCCATGCACACTGTCTCCTATGTCTTGATACTACCACATCATGACaatattaattgtttattaaaagcAGATGAGGGGTGGGAGCCGTTTCGCTGAAGGAGTGCAGCGACCTTACAGTAAACAGTATTAAAAGGAAAGAGCAGAGATATTTGACACAGACTTCCAGATGTCCGCTGATGCCCACCATCAAAATatacgagaaagagagagagagagctctagCATGAAGGAGAAAGGGACATGAAGGGAAAAAGAgacaacagagagaaagagaaaaacttaaggaaaaaaaacatcaggctAAGCACAAAAGCCCCCGTTCTATTAACTTTAAAGTAATTAAACTCTGCAGCAACTGCTCCAGAAATAAATTGAAGCCAGAAGCTCATACTGGCCAAGTTTGAAGCACAACTCCTCGGTGCTTCTGGGAAAACCAATGGCTGCGTGCTTACAAGAGATGCTGGCCTGCAGTTATTTGGTTTGCACTCAAGCAAATTTCCCCTCTTTTTCCCTTTGTAATTCATAAGTATGAggatgtataatttataatatttggaATGTTTTCTAGTACCACCTTCGGGTTGTCATTATaacactatttatatatatatatatatatatatatatatatatatatatatatatatatatatatatatatatatatatatatatatatatatatatatgtaaattatgtataattagTGGTGTTAAACAATTCATTGCGATTTATCATATCAAaattaaaggtttttgtttacatatgtatgtgtactgtatatatttattttgtatatataaatacacactcacgtatgtatatatttcagatttttttaaatatatatatatatatatgaaatattttttatattagaaattctatgaatataaatatagacatgtaaatacatgtacatattttccaaatatatactgtaag comes from the Carassius gibelio isolate Cgi1373 ecotype wild population from Czech Republic chromosome B9, carGib1.2-hapl.c, whole genome shotgun sequence genome and includes:
- the tgfbr2l gene encoding TGF-beta receptor type-2; this translates as MGRAGCRSWAPTSVLLCVCLFQVQSFTLINTNLCKWCDHSSPVCEDNVCLSNCSLTSYCTLAEEVCVAIWKKDNVSVSVRTLCYNPQDMLENIMLTNYSSKECLMTPQPSEDGLLFICGCIGDHECNDRLIFDKGANGFSRLKSKDVIPVVVISLVPPLLVAVIATMAFYLYRTRQPGKKPKDWGPRRTHYQSLDPAEGQVNGSDYRGKLPSLSDDVNSEISSTCANNLNHNTEQLPIQLEALVGKGRFAEVWRARLSHNEGGQYETVAVKIFPAVEYSSWCNERAIFSDVNLKHENIVQFLTAEERGGTANSPQRQYWLIMAYYNMGNLQEFLAGHILTWTELCSMAGSVARGLAHLHSDTTPCGTPKVPIAHRDLKSSNIVLKNLSECVLCDFGLALQLDLSLTVDDFANSGQVGTARYMAPEVLESRINLEDLESFKQIDIYSMALVLWEMVSRCDVIGEVKSYEPPFGSKVCEQPCVDSMRDLVLRDRGRPDIPESWTTHPGMQLLCATITECWDHDPEARLTAHCVVERFNTLAQEELENSICTHAPILPSTEEQSPSLPFLPPCTDHSTGIRLHVTSDTQISISSKQPSQM